TACTTCCTATCATCCATACAATGTTGGTAATGAATGGGAGGTCTGTTAGGTGGATATTAATGGGATCAAAATATTAAATCTCAAACAGCCTGATTTTGATCACTTAGAAGCTTAGAGATGTCACTATTAAGAAGCTGCCCTTGATAAAGTCAGTACTGAGTACCTCAAGTCTGCGAGTCTTAACTAGAGTATCTGGATCATTAATTGGATAGACTTCATTATCTCCTTATGTAATtctttattggtaagttacacacacacacctagtGGGGCTTGAACCCACTACCTCACCTTCGATCCATTTATTATCAGCGGAGGAAATACGagttgagctatagctcattggTCATTATTTCCCTAACTATAGTATAAGAAGAACTATTATTGTGTCTATTGCCAACTCACCAAGATGATGTTGTTATACTGGTATTGTTGAGTTCAGTTTGTAAGGTTTAAGTACAATTTCATGTGAGGAGTTGGTCATGtgtagttcaattttttttcctcagtaGTCCTTAAACATAACTCTGCCTGAGTCCGTGCTTAGTGTCATTTATTTGCTCATAGCCAGTCCCAAGCCTAGAAAAAGGAGGAAGGTTGCAATAGGTTGATGGCAAGCCTAAAATTTAGGCACTATATTATGAATGGATCCAATTCAGACAATCGTTGGGGCATCCCCTACTAGCAACACGCTGCATCAGACCCCGGCTGCAGTGAAAAGTGGGCGAGGAGGAAAATAATAGATGTGGCTGATTCTAACTAAATTATGgaggatccatagccaaccccaaaattttgggattaaggcttgttgttgttgttgttgttgttgtcatctCAATATTCCTTAAATATCAATGGTAAAAGCTGCAAGGGGCATGGATCTTTCCTGGACTATGCGACAAAATACATCCGATTGGTCCAAACAGCATATCTTCTTGCCACTTCAGCTACAGTTATTGATCAATTTctataagaaattttaaaattttggaattaaattTGGTCCTTCTCTAAGTTTGTTAATGAATGTTGTCACCAATATTTTCCTTTGATCATTTCTGAGGGTCAATGGTTGGTTAAATGAGTTGATATTGATGATGAGATCAGGACAATGCTAATGTTTTGGTTGATCATATCTGAACTTAAATAAGTGCAGTCAGGGCATGAACTTTAATATCTCCTCTATTCTTTATCTCTGGAGTTCCTGATGTTCCAACATAATAATGTCACTCTATTATCACGAACCTTTTTATTCAACCACTTACGAATTTGCATTTCTTGCAGCTTACATGTTTGTGAGGGCAAGCAGGAAAGATTCAGGTATAGTTAATAGTAAATCTTCAGAAAAAAGTGTGGgagatgagaaagaaaaaagtgtgGGAGATGAGAAAGCGGCAGCAAAGCTCCCCTCTGATCCTATTACAAATACAGATATCCCAATTCCTGAGATATTGGATTTCCCTCCACCATTAATGGAGCCTGTGAAAGTGCGGCAGCCCATCCCTGAAGATCAGCAGCGTGAACTTTTCCAGTGGATGTtggaggagaaaagaaaaatcaaaccaaaggATTCTCAAGAGAAGAAACAAATTGATGGAGACAAGGCAATTCTCAAACAGTTTATTCGAGCAAAATCTGTTCCAGGTCTTTAGTTGATGCTTGTCTTTGATCAAAACTCATTGTAGAGAACATGCTACAAGGGACAGGCTCTCCCATTTAGGTGCAAGTGTTGTGAAATTGATTTGAACTGAGTTAGATGACAATGGCTTTAACATTGTATTGATAGCTATACAATTTGGAAAAAGGATCCTGATTACAATCAGTTTTTCCTCCACAAACGGTAAAGCATTCTTCATTGAAGGCAACCAAGTCCTGCTGTTGTTGAGTTCGCTAATTTAGACAACAAAGCAATATTGAAGTCATATTTCCCTATATTCgtggaaaagagagagagagatgcctAGCAGGGTACAATGTGGCCTTTCACTAAACTTTTCTCATCTATGAACAGTTATTTATGGTTGCCTATAACTTACATTTTCCCAATTTGTGCTATATACGATCATTTATTCCCTTACGTTCACAAGGTTTTGTAAAAGTTAGATATGATGAGGTGAGACAAGAAAGAGAATGACGTTCGTCTGCTGAAGTGTTAAAGACATCATGTCATCACTTCCTTCTTAGTTGTTATGTTGGTATATTGCATGTACACATAttaaaatgctttaaaaaaaaggaaaaaaaaaaatgtttatccCACATTGGCTGTATGTGTCTAGTGTCTGCTGTTTATAACCCCAGTCtacaattacaaaaattagaGTACTCTAGTTATTTAATGTATAATAAACCCCGGTCAGTAATCTTTATGTAATCCACAAACCATGAATAGTGTAATATtgatcaacaataaaatgaagcacatttttttaaaggcttctGTTGACGGATATTCTTGTGCACTTgttagagcacttgcagcagtggagctaaatagctatatagctattttaacttcatcaaaacaccaaaaagaagcatgcagcagtggagctaaatctatatttttttagctcattgctacagtgcacatctatagatagatgtgcactattcatgagagctaaaaaaaaattttttttttattttgtgttcacattacctttttattgtggtgtttttattgtagtgagatgtattattttattgtggtagatatattattttattgtgatgtttatattattttattgtgttgaaagctaaaatagatccactgctgcagcatgtgtataggtaaaatagataaagtaacttttggtagagctaaattgctaaatttttaactctactgctgtgaatgctcttaaggAGGCTTCAAATAGGTCTCACACTCTCACTTGCATTAGGAAATAACAAAAGCTAATAAACAAatgtttttaaaactcaacTCCCTATTAAAAGCTAATAGAATAcattataaaattcaaaattaacccaaaaaattgtataattttacTACTTTAAGAAGCTGTTTAAAAAGTCTAGCTTCGAAGTGAGTAGCCAGTCTCCAGAGGACTCGCAAGCCATGAGTGAGACAAAAATTGGGATTTGCTTCACAACGTTTGAGGTTGTTAtttggtaaaaaatattttgcagaCCCCACCTTTGTTACTTCCCTGAAGTCCAACCATATCCACTCCTTCCAATCCAATCCcatgtctctctatctctcactGTGACAACCCGTATTCTGCAGGATACAAGCCTTTGCATTTGCTTAAACCAAACATTCAAAACTTCAACTTGAAAGAAACAGCTTTCTTGATCAAATTTGTTGTCATACGATGCCAGGAATCATCCTAGTTTCAGGTCTTAACAACTGTCTCTTGTAACTGTaattatgtattattttaatatctaATTTTCATACATCATTAACTCCAGTTCTGGAATTCATGGGGCTACCACATGCATTAGCTTCTTCATCAATATGCATAAAAGGTTGGCACTTCTTACTTCTTTTTAACTTAATTTAATATTCCTTCATAGATGTCTACAATGTTCTTTttgattctttcttcttctttttttggttcaaaattaATAAGGTCTATATTGTAAATGCAGTTTCCATGGGGAAAATCGAGTACCAAACTTGGGACAAGGGAGACTTCTCCTTGTAATGCTTATATTATTCACTAAACATTGAACTTCAAAATAGCGTGTTGAATTTCATCTTTGTTACTTTATTTTCTTGGCCATGTTGATAAAGTTGTGCCTGTTTTCACTTTTTACAGTCCATTAACATCTCTTCGTGACAATTTGATTGTTGCACTTCAGGATGCTGATGGGATCAAAATATCTCATGCAGGTTTGTAGAAACTTTTCCCATTTGAAATCATTTACTTATTCTAGAATAGAAGCAGATGAGGATCAATGTGTTTTGGGGCAGGGGTTGAGATCAAGTCTATTGTGGAGAAAGGTCTTTGGGATGACCTTTTTCCCCTGGAAGGAGGCGGTCACGTACATATGAAGTTGCAATTTTTCCTCAGTGAAGAAGAACGTAGCCGAATTCGTATGATGGTACAGTGTCTTCTTTCTATCCTCATTTTCAATAATGTAATTATTGACCAGTTTCATAGTTCTACTGATTACTAgtatattttattctatttcatTTGTGAAGCATGATATCTAcatgtatttttgttttgcattgttGTTTATCCATGTGAAATGAATTGTTTATTTTCGTTGTTGTTTGGtacatctttttacattttttcgTAGAGAGAATCtgcattgaaaaagaaacaagatgaGCTTCTCAATAGCAGTATTAGAACTTCACAGGGTGCTACTACTGCTTGTAGTAGTGTTGCACCATCTTTGGGCTTCAGCCATGAGGTCTCAGGTCAGATTTTGCTTACCtgattgccaaaaaaaaaaaataataaacaaaaccTGAAAGGGCAGAAAAGAAATGTAATAGGAAGAAATAATgacaaaaattttagttgtcAATGTGGTATAATATGCATCTTTTCTGAAAGGCTTTATCTCAATGTTTTGAGTGCTCCATGTTCTCAAGATTCTCAAAGAAGCCTTCTTCAAACTGAAGGAGTAAGTGTCAAAGAGGTAGCCTCCAAAGTGGTGTCAAATCCTCTTTCTTTCTGCAAGGGTGAGAAATCTGGTGCTGGGAGCTTAAAAGGAATTCATCCTGATCAAAAGCAATTAACCCCATTAAGTATTACCACTTAGTAGTGTaatcttttaattcttttataaaaaaggTAGAGTACCattgattattttaatggtTATTTCACCTGTTTAGAATGATGCAGATCTATATGAAGAGATTTCATCAACCATTTCTGCGCCACAAGGAATTGATGTCCATCTAAGTCACAAGGAACTAGTTGAGAAGAATGAGAGCAAGTCATTGCCTGCTGAATTTCCTACAGAAGCAATTTCTTCCGATGAAACTTCCTTATTATTGAGAGGTTCTGGATTAGATGTCGCTGCCTCAAACAATTCAATACCTCACAATCTGGGGGAAGATAGTGGTCATAACACTCAGAAGCAGAGTCAGCTAGGGAAATCTCCTAGCAATGTGAAGAATATGATAAGTGCATTTGAAAGTGGTCTAGCTCAGGTAAATTTAGTATGCTACTTCACTAATATTCTCTTTATATCTTGTTTCCTACAATTATGATTCGTAATTCTTGATTTCAAGCAGGCTATGAGGTCTCCCATCAAATCACCACCAACAAGATCTCAATCAAGTAAGTCTAGAATAAGATTGAAAAGTCAGCACTTAAATGAAGGCACTACTACTAAGAATGAACAGTCAACATCAGGAAGagtcattaatatttttcttgcagAAGAGTTGCAACATACCCCAACAGATATCAGAAAAAGAGGAGAGCAAACTAATTTACTTGATGCTTCAAATAGGAGTAAATTATCTCAGGACACGGGACAGTTAGAGGAGTTGAACACAAAGAAATTTCAGATATTAGGAACAAATTCGATTCTTAAGAATAAATTCAATGCAGTGCATAAAGAAGTAGCTAGAGTGGAAGAGAAATCTCATGAAGATTTGATGAGAATATCCACATCTGAAACGGCTACAGTATCAGGGAGGATCCTTGATGAGAATTCAGGTGGACACCCTCATAATTTGCTCACTGGCATGCAAGATTCTTGTGGCAATCCAGTTatagaggagagtagaggggaaattcaatttaaaaaatttcaagaagtcAATATTCAAGCAGCTTCAAACCATAAGTTGGAATCATTACATTATTGTGAAGATAATCATTACTTACTTGAAAGCTCTGGTGCCTGGATATTTCCAGATGAAGCAAGACGGTTGTGTGTGACAACTGGTGGTAAAAAAGTCATGGATCTAATGGGAGGTTGCAGTACTAAGCCAAAGGTCCATCAAGGAAATGTGAATCTTTCTATGCGAGATAATATTGAGAAGGTATCTGAATTTTCCTCCAAGCCTTTTGATTGCTTGTTACATTGGCAAAataattaagtttgaatttGTAAACTCAAATAAAAGGAGTTAAAGCTTTTACCTTTTCATAAAattcttcctttaaataaaaattggtaaTTGATAAATCTTTCACTATGTATAAATCTATGTTTAAAAACTGAGAAGAAAGATACCAAATGTAACCACAATGTTCTGATTTTGCCGGTGTCAGTGTATGAAATAGAAGTCATAAAGCATTAGAAAGGTATACAAAAAAAGTGAATGCTCTCTGTTCATTTTGTCATACGAATGGGCATGATTATATAGCGTTCTTTTTAAAACATGGTTAAACGTATCATAGAACTCCCCATCTAAGATGAGAATTGATGTCAAATTGCTAAGGATGTTAAATATcctgaaaacaattttttttttttaacatgttcAAGATGGCAACTAATTCTTAGCTCTAagtcttaataaaataaaattcacttTTGCAAGCTTACATCCATCATGGTAGTCTGGGAGGCTTTGATAAAATGCAACTGTCAGGACAGATGTCTCATGAGACCAGTAGTAGAAAAAATCTTTCTAATAAAGCAACTTAATCCATTTCTCATACATAGTATGATTCATAGTGAGCCATTGCCCTGTACTGTCCTGCAGCAAGATGTTGTAACAAGATCTTACTTCTTACTTTGACATATGCTACTTGCATAGTCTTGGTATTCAGATTCAAAATATTGTTATACATAATCACTCTTAGTCTCTTAGTGTTTCTTTTGAAGCATTTCCATCAGAACCTTGGATCTGACATGTTGGAGAGggttccttcctttttttttttttttttcaaagctgATAATGAGATAATCTAATTAATGTGCTTTCATCATCTTCAGCATAGTGTGGATGCTGGCACTGTTATTAAGGCTAATAAAGATGAGAAGGCTTGccacaaaaaaggaaaatctaaACCTGAGAATTCAGAGGATATCGAAACTTCTGGAGGACCAGTGGGACAGgtcatttcatttttatttgaccTGCTCTTGAATGAGTTCCTCTCTGGCCCATAATTTCAAATGCTAAGATTATACTTGTCCTTTCTCAGGCAATAAAAGTTGCAATCATGCTAGGATTTGGAATACTTGTTCTCCTtactagaaaaagaaattacaggTATGCAAATCCTTCCCTATCAATTTAAATTTGTGTTGAATGACTTAAATCATCTATACCTTGCCTTGTACTGTGTGGATCCGCCAAACTTAATGCAGTATGTTACCATCATCTCCACTAAGATATTGGATAAACAAATTGTTGTAGCATTTGTTTTCTTATTGAGTGACAGCCTAATTATATTTTGGTGCAGTCCTCACAGATTGCATGGATAAGTATCAAGTGCTCTTCCCTTACATGTAGTACAGATTAAATACAAGTAATTGCAGTATATCTTCATGAACACATGCACTTGGACCATGGTTTATGTGGAAATAGTCcaaattctcaaaatggaaAGAATAAGGTCATAGACTAGGTTCATTCCAGTACATGAAAGACATGCATCCTAACTTAGTAACAGGTTTGTGATTTTAAGAGGTAACAGCTTATCTGCACCTCACTCTATTTATGCTGACACGATTTTCTTAACTCTGGAACTGCAGGTAGAAGTTGTTGTTAATAAATGTAACAACCATCATGCCAAGGGACTCTTTTGTATCCAAGATGTTTTGCAAATCTTCTCTCCATTTTTTCAATTGAAAGTAAATGTGGACAACCAGGCCCAACTGTATTCATGAGAATTTTCTGTTCTTTACTCGATATTTAAATGCTTCAATGTATTCATCAATTTCAAACACAAATTTCTTTTAAGCCAATATAACTACATTGtttaaaaacaacaataataccCCGCAAATAATCTTTAAGCAACTTGTATCTGATTCTGTTTTAAGGAATTAAACATAGGTAATATCATCAAGTCCAACACTTCAGGACCTCTTAAGGAGGCAGCAATATATCATGACAGCCACAGCTACTTCTGTCCTAAGTAGCATGGACACTGATGCGACTTGAGACACAACAACttaaaaattcttgaaaaactaagATATAACACCGTGGAGATGaggcaattaattaattaatatttttggataTACAGTTGGAGTTCACTATTACTTTCACCAGGTTCAAGCCCCTAAAACCCTCCTTATTGCTGTTGGATATTTGTTTCTCGGTGCATAAAAGGTTTACCGGTAGATAAAGACTGACAAATATGTAGTGTCACGTCCAGATAGGTCTCACCGCTCGCTCCTGTTTACCCTTCTGATTAGGGAAAAGGGACTAAAATGCAATGCTATTTAAATTTGAGATAATTTTGAGCTTGatccctaaaattttaaattttaaattttaatcccTACCATTTTAGAGCATTTTGAGGGTTACCCTTCTACTCATTTGCACGTCATAAACCTAAGTTTTGCTTTAATCTCAAATAATGTTATCTTAAAACTAGCTTGGGTCCAGTGCACTGAATTCGTTAAGATGTTAACACGTGTCAAATATTTGTCACATGTCAATATTCCAATAGGTCTGGCGTGCACTGGACGCAATCCTTACCTTATCATCTCAAATTGTTTTCACTAAAGTCAAATCTCAAATCAATAGTGGCAAATTCTCATCATTTCAAAACCTAGAAAAAAcatataaacccaaaaaaaaaaaaaaaacatataacattgaattcaaaacaaatttatcaatgtTTTTCGACCATAAACTTAATCGATTTCATATCTgcaaagcattttttttttttgaacaattttgTGTGGAAACAAACAAATAGGAATCTACGGGCTTGGTCAGTAACAGATTGGCCATAACCCATCCAAGCACAAGCCAACTAACCTTTCGACCATGAAATAGACTGTTACAAACTTGCAACCACCAGAAACCCTCACAACT
This genomic stretch from Castanea sativa cultivar Marrone di Chiusa Pesio chromosome 1, ASM4071231v1 harbors:
- the LOC142609079 gene encoding uncharacterized protein LOC142609079, with the translated sequence MSEPPPPPLPPKESLIKRYKLIWRLLLNANLALGAYMFVRASRKDSGIVNSKSSEKSVGDEKEKSVGDEKAAAKLPSDPITNTDIPIPEILDFPPPLMEPVKVRQPIPEDQQRELFQWMLEEKRKIKPKDSQEKKQIDGDKAILKQFIRAKSVPGL
- the LOC142639843 gene encoding uncharacterized protein LOC142639843 isoform X4 gives rise to the protein MPGIILVSVLEFMGLPHALASSSICIKVSMGKIEYQTWDKGDFSFPLTSLRDNLIVALQDADGIKISHAGVEIKSIVEKGLWDDLFPLEGGGHVHMKLQFFLSEEERSRIRMMRESALKKKQDELLNSSIRTSQGATTACSSVAPSLGFSHEVSDSQRSLLQTEGVSVKEVASKVVSNPLSFCKGEKSGAGSLKGIHPDQKQLTPLNLYEEISSTISAPQGIDVHLSHKELVEKNESKSLPAEFPTEAISSDETSLLLRGSGLDVAASNNSIPHNLGEDSGHNTQKQSQLGKSPSNVKNMISAFESGLAQAMRSPIKSPPTRSQSKELQHTPTDIRKRGEQTNLLDASNRSKLSQDTGQLEELNTKKFQILGTNSILKNKFNAVHKEVARVEEKSHEDLMRISTSETATVSGRILDENSGGHPHNLLTGMQDSCGNPVIEESRGEIQFKKFQEVNIQAASNHKLESLHYCEDNHYLLESSGAWIFPDEARRLCVTTGGKKVMDLMGGCSTKPKVHQGNVNLSMRDNIEKHSVDAGTVIKANKDEKACHKKGKSKPENSEDIETSGGPVGQAIKVAIMLGFGILVLLTRKRNYSPHRLHG
- the LOC142639843 gene encoding uncharacterized protein LOC142639843 isoform X5, with amino-acid sequence MHKSFHGENRVPNLGQGRLLLDADGIKISHAGVEIKSIVEKGLWDDLFPLEGGGHVHMKLQFFLSEEERSRIRMMRESALKKKQDELLNSSIRTSQGATTACSSVAPSLGFSHEVSDSQRSLLQTEGVSVKEVASKVVSNPLSFCKGEKSGAGSLKGIHPDQKQLTPLNLYEEISSTISAPQGIDVHLSHKELVEKNESKSLPAEFPTEAISSDETSLLLRGSGLDVAASNNSIPHNLGEDSGHNTQKQSQLGKSPSNVKNMISAFESGLAQAMRSPIKSPPTRSQSSKSRIRLKSQHLNEGTTTKNEQSTSGRVINIFLAEELQHTPTDIRKRGEQTNLLDASNRSKLSQDTGQLEELNTKKFQILGTNSILKNKFNAVHKEVARVEEKSHEDLMRISTSETATVSGRILDENSGGHPHNLLTGMQDSCGNPVIEESRGEIQFKKFQEVNIQAASNHKLESLHYCEDNHYLLESSGAWIFPDEARRLCVTTGGKKVMDLMGGCSTKPKVHQGNVNLSMRDNIEKHSVDAGTVIKANKDEKACHKKGKSKPENSEDIETSGGPVGQAIKVAIMLGFGILVLLTRKRNYSPHRLHG
- the LOC142639843 gene encoding uncharacterized protein LOC142639843 isoform X8; this encodes MPGIILVSVLEFMGLPHALASSSICIKVSMGKIEYQTWDKGDFSFPLTSLRDNLIVALQDADGIKISHAGVEIKSIVEKGLWDDLFPLEGGGHVHMKLQFFLSEEERSRIRMMNDADLYEEISSTISAPQGIDVHLSHKELVEKNESKSLPAEFPTEAISSDETSLLLRGSGLDVAASNNSIPHNLGEDSGHNTQKQSQLGKSPSNVKNMISAFESGLAQAMRSPIKSPPTRSQSSKSRIRLKSQHLNEGTTTKNEQSTSGRVINIFLAEELQHTPTDIRKRGEQTNLLDASNRSKLSQDTGQLEELNTKKFQILGTNSILKNKFNAVHKEVARVEEKSHEDLMRISTSETATVSGRILDENSGGHPHNLLTGMQDSCGNPVIEESRGEIQFKKFQEVNIQAASNHKLESLHYCEDNHYLLESSGAWIFPDEARRLCVTTGGKKVMDLMGGCSTKPKVHQGNVNLSMRDNIEKHSVDAGTVIKANKDEKACHKKGKSKPENSEDIETSGGPVGQAIKVAIMLGFGILVLLTRKRNYSPHRLHG
- the LOC142639843 gene encoding uncharacterized protein LOC142639843 isoform X3 — encoded protein: MPGIILVSVLEFMGLPHALASSSICIKVSMGKIEYQTWDKGDFSFPLTSLRDNLIVALQDADGIKISHAGVEIKSIVEKGLWDDLFPLEGGGHVHMKLQFFLSEEERSRIRMMRESALKKKQDELLNSSIRTSQGATTACSSVAPSLGFSHEVSDSQRSLLQTEGVSVKEVASKVVSNPLSFCKDLYEEISSTISAPQGIDVHLSHKELVEKNESKSLPAEFPTEAISSDETSLLLRGSGLDVAASNNSIPHNLGEDSGHNTQKQSQLGKSPSNVKNMISAFESGLAQAMRSPIKSPPTRSQSSKSRIRLKSQHLNEGTTTKNEQSTSGRVINIFLAEELQHTPTDIRKRGEQTNLLDASNRSKLSQDTGQLEELNTKKFQILGTNSILKNKFNAVHKEVARVEEKSHEDLMRISTSETATVSGRILDENSGGHPHNLLTGMQDSCGNPVIEESRGEIQFKKFQEVNIQAASNHKLESLHYCEDNHYLLESSGAWIFPDEARRLCVTTGGKKVMDLMGGCSTKPKVHQGNVNLSMRDNIEKHSVDAGTVIKANKDEKACHKKGKSKPENSEDIETSGGPVGQAIKVAIMLGFGILVLLTRKRNYSPHRLHG
- the LOC142639843 gene encoding uncharacterized protein LOC142639843 isoform X2, with product MPGIILVSVLEFMGLPHALASSSICIKVSMGKIEYQTWDKGDFSFPLTSLRDNLIVALQDADGIKISHAGVEIKSIVEKGLWDDLFPLEGGGHVHMKLQFFLSEEERSRIRMMRESALKKKQDELLNSSIRTSQGATTACSSVAPSLGFSHEVSDSQRSLLQTEGVSVKEVASKVVSNPLSFCKGEKSGAGSLKGIHPDQKQLTPLNLYEEISSTISAPQGIDVHLSHKELVEKNESKSLPAEFPTEAISSDETSLLLRGSGLDVAASNNSIPHNLGEDSGHNTQKQSQLGKSPSNVKNMISAFESGLAQAMRSPIKSPPTRSQSSKSRIRLKSQHLNEGTTTKNEQSTSGRVINIFLAEELQHTPTDIRKRGEQTNLLDASNRSKLSQDTGQLEELNTKKFQILGTNSILKNKFNAVHKEVARVEEKSHEDLMRISTSETATVSGRILDENSGGHPHNLLTGMQDSCGNPVIEESRGEIQFKKFQEVNIQAASNHKLESLHYCEDNHYLLESSGAWIFPDEARRLCVTTGGKKVMDLMGGCSTKPKVHQGNVNLSMRDNIEKHSVDAGTVIKANKDEKACHKKGKSKPENSEDIETSGGPVGQAIKVAIMLGFGILVLLTRKRNYR
- the LOC142639843 gene encoding uncharacterized protein LOC142639843 isoform X1, whose product is MPGIILVSVLEFMGLPHALASSSICIKVSMGKIEYQTWDKGDFSFPLTSLRDNLIVALQDADGIKISHAGVEIKSIVEKGLWDDLFPLEGGGHVHMKLQFFLSEEERSRIRMMRESALKKKQDELLNSSIRTSQGATTACSSVAPSLGFSHEVSDSQRSLLQTEGVSVKEVASKVVSNPLSFCKGEKSGAGSLKGIHPDQKQLTPLNLYEEISSTISAPQGIDVHLSHKELVEKNESKSLPAEFPTEAISSDETSLLLRGSGLDVAASNNSIPHNLGEDSGHNTQKQSQLGKSPSNVKNMISAFESGLAQAMRSPIKSPPTRSQSSKSRIRLKSQHLNEGTTTKNEQSTSGRVINIFLAEELQHTPTDIRKRGEQTNLLDASNRSKLSQDTGQLEELNTKKFQILGTNSILKNKFNAVHKEVARVEEKSHEDLMRISTSETATVSGRILDENSGGHPHNLLTGMQDSCGNPVIEESRGEIQFKKFQEVNIQAASNHKLESLHYCEDNHYLLESSGAWIFPDEARRLCVTTGGKKVMDLMGGCSTKPKVHQGNVNLSMRDNIEKHSVDAGTVIKANKDEKACHKKGKSKPENSEDIETSGGPVGQAIKVAIMLGFGILVLLTRKRNYSPHRLHG
- the LOC142639843 gene encoding uncharacterized protein LOC142639843 isoform X6, encoding MPGIILVSVLEFMGLPHALASSSICIKVSMGKIEYQTWDKGDFSFPLTSLRDNLIVALQDADGIKISHAGVEIKSIVEKGLWDDLFPLEGGGHVHMKLQFFLSEEERSRIRMMRESALKKKQDELLNSSIRTSQGATTACSSVAPSLGFSHEVSDSQRSLLQTEGVSVKEVASKVVSNPLSFCKGEKSGAGSLKGIHPDQKQLTPLNLYEEISSTISAPQGIDVHLSHKELVEKNESKSLPAEFPTEAISSDETSLLLRGSGLDVAASNNSIPHNLGEDSGHNTQKQSQLGKSPSNVKNMISAFESGLAQAMRSPIKSPPTRSQSKELQHTPTDIRKRGEQTNLLDASNRSKLSQDTGQLEELNTKKFQILGTNSILKNKFNAVHKEVARVEEKSHEDLMRISTSETATVSGRILDENSGGHPHNLLTGMQDSCGNPVIEESRGEIQFKKFQEVNIQAASNHKLESLHYCEDNHYLLESSGAWIFPDEARRLCVTTGGKKVMDLMGGCSTKPKVHQGNVNLSMRDNIEKHSVDAGTVIKANKDEKACHKKGKSKPENSEDIETSGGPVGQAIKVAIMLGFGILVLLTRKRNYR
- the LOC142639843 gene encoding uncharacterized protein LOC142639843 isoform X7, whose translation is MCFGAGVEIKSIVEKGLWDDLFPLEGGGHVHMKLQFFLSEEERSRIRMMRESALKKKQDELLNSSIRTSQGATTACSSVAPSLGFSHEVSDSQRSLLQTEGVSVKEVASKVVSNPLSFCKGEKSGAGSLKGIHPDQKQLTPLNLYEEISSTISAPQGIDVHLSHKELVEKNESKSLPAEFPTEAISSDETSLLLRGSGLDVAASNNSIPHNLGEDSGHNTQKQSQLGKSPSNVKNMISAFESGLAQAMRSPIKSPPTRSQSSKSRIRLKSQHLNEGTTTKNEQSTSGRVINIFLAEELQHTPTDIRKRGEQTNLLDASNRSKLSQDTGQLEELNTKKFQILGTNSILKNKFNAVHKEVARVEEKSHEDLMRISTSETATVSGRILDENSGGHPHNLLTGMQDSCGNPVIEESRGEIQFKKFQEVNIQAASNHKLESLHYCEDNHYLLESSGAWIFPDEARRLCVTTGGKKVMDLMGGCSTKPKVHQGNVNLSMRDNIEKHSVDAGTVIKANKDEKACHKKGKSKPENSEDIETSGGPVGQAIKVAIMLGFGILVLLTRKRNYSPHRLHG